A genomic window from Accipiter gentilis chromosome 1, bAccGen1.1, whole genome shotgun sequence includes:
- the FAAP20 gene encoding Fanconi anemia core complex-associated protein 20 isoform X1: MSEEGAAKLRLKPRKAPPPCNREPSPGREFPRPLQTVTDRCSWFEKEDLNECEKTWILLLNTISQDLQCTNWQTVPSFPEFFGKHGKFFTRFCWKEVTCSSEEESLQKQEVFTIGKKDFQWVSFPSFCKEKHLKPKDLSSHQLTQSQIDHLYKGQGKADKLSLPSTAENTCCVTITDQAKNMVGEDAKGISKLDASPKSCKLSQHGSSTHHLTLSQSSPKAFSFQQHCRGTVQNSRENRKENNREELQIQTHQGNISFGEARYVSAEKSPPLVSIPGTESCKEKMENQSEGSSTLDSCPMCLINFSGTLSQLDIDGHLARCLSESADDVMW, from the exons ATGTCTGAGGAAGGAGCCGCCAAACTGCGCCTCAAGCCCAGGAAGGCGCCGCCGCCCTGCAACcgggagcccagccctggccgGGAGTTCCCCCGACCGCTTCA GACAGTGACTGACAGATGTTCCTGGTTTGAAAAAGAAGACTTAAATGAGTGTGAAAAAACATGGATTTTGTTACTGAACACCATCAGTCAAGATTTACAATGCACAAACTGGCAAACAGTGCCCAGTTTTCCAGAGTTCTTCGGAAAG CATGGCAAATTCTTTACAAGATTTTGCTGGAAAGAGGTAACCTGT AGTTCTGAGGAAGAGAGTCTACAAAAACAAGAAGTCTTTACAATTGGAAAGAAAGACTTTCAGTGGGTATCATTCCCatctttttgcaaagaaaaacatcTAAAACCAAAGGATCTTAGCTCCCATCAGCTAACACAGAGCCAGATCGACCACTTATATAAAGGACAGGGCAAAGCAGATAAACTGAGTTTACCTTCTACAGCTGAGAACACATGCTGTGTAACTATTACAGATCAAGCCAAAAATATGGTTGGGGAGGACGCAAAAGGTATTTCAAAACTGGATGCAAGTCCTAAATCATGTAAACTCAGTCAACACGGAAGTTCTACACACCACTTGACATTGTCGCAAAGCTCTCCGAAAGCTTTTAGCTTTCAACAGCACTGCAGAGGAACTGTACAGAAcagcagggaaaacagaaaagaaaataatagggAAGAGCTTCAAATACAAACACATCAAGGGAATATTTCATTTGGTGAGGCCAGATACGTGTCTGCAGAAAAGTCACCGCCTCTTGTGAGTATACCTGGAACTGAAAGCTGCAAGGAGAAGATGGAAAATCAGAGTGAAGGATCTTCAACTCTTGACAGTTGTCCAATGTGTCTGATTAATTTTAGTGGAAc ACTGTCACAATTGGATATTGATGGCCATCTTGCCAGGTGCTTGTCTGAAAGTGCAGATGATGTAATGTGGTAA
- the FAAP20 gene encoding Fanconi anemia core complex-associated protein 20 isoform X2, producing the protein MSEEGAAKLRLKPRKAPPPCNREPSPGREFPRPLQTVTDRCSWFEKEDLNECEKTWILLLNTISQDLQCTNWQTVPSFPEFFGKSSEEESLQKQEVFTIGKKDFQWVSFPSFCKEKHLKPKDLSSHQLTQSQIDHLYKGQGKADKLSLPSTAENTCCVTITDQAKNMVGEDAKGISKLDASPKSCKLSQHGSSTHHLTLSQSSPKAFSFQQHCRGTVQNSRENRKENNREELQIQTHQGNISFGEARYVSAEKSPPLVSIPGTESCKEKMENQSEGSSTLDSCPMCLINFSGTLSQLDIDGHLARCLSESADDVMW; encoded by the exons ATGTCTGAGGAAGGAGCCGCCAAACTGCGCCTCAAGCCCAGGAAGGCGCCGCCGCCCTGCAACcgggagcccagccctggccgGGAGTTCCCCCGACCGCTTCA GACAGTGACTGACAGATGTTCCTGGTTTGAAAAAGAAGACTTAAATGAGTGTGAAAAAACATGGATTTTGTTACTGAACACCATCAGTCAAGATTTACAATGCACAAACTGGCAAACAGTGCCCAGTTTTCCAGAGTTCTTCGGAAAG AGTTCTGAGGAAGAGAGTCTACAAAAACAAGAAGTCTTTACAATTGGAAAGAAAGACTTTCAGTGGGTATCATTCCCatctttttgcaaagaaaaacatcTAAAACCAAAGGATCTTAGCTCCCATCAGCTAACACAGAGCCAGATCGACCACTTATATAAAGGACAGGGCAAAGCAGATAAACTGAGTTTACCTTCTACAGCTGAGAACACATGCTGTGTAACTATTACAGATCAAGCCAAAAATATGGTTGGGGAGGACGCAAAAGGTATTTCAAAACTGGATGCAAGTCCTAAATCATGTAAACTCAGTCAACACGGAAGTTCTACACACCACTTGACATTGTCGCAAAGCTCTCCGAAAGCTTTTAGCTTTCAACAGCACTGCAGAGGAACTGTACAGAAcagcagggaaaacagaaaagaaaataatagggAAGAGCTTCAAATACAAACACATCAAGGGAATATTTCATTTGGTGAGGCCAGATACGTGTCTGCAGAAAAGTCACCGCCTCTTGTGAGTATACCTGGAACTGAAAGCTGCAAGGAGAAGATGGAAAATCAGAGTGAAGGATCTTCAACTCTTGACAGTTGTCCAATGTGTCTGATTAATTTTAGTGGAAc ACTGTCACAATTGGATATTGATGGCCATCTTGCCAGGTGCTTGTCTGAAAGTGCAGATGATGTAATGTGGTAA